In Rhodococcus rhodochrous, a single genomic region encodes these proteins:
- the rpsP gene encoding 30S ribosomal protein S16 — translation MAVKIKLTRLGKIRNPQYRIVVADSRTRRNGRAIETIGKYHPKEEPSLIEVDSERAQYWLNVGAQPTEPVLNLLKITGDWQKFKGLPGAEGTLKKAEAKPSKLELFQAALAQAENEPAAEAVTPKKKKAAKEESAEASTEAESTEAAE, via the coding sequence GTGGCTGTCAAGATCAAGCTCACCCGTCTCGGCAAGATCCGCAACCCGCAGTACCGCATCGTCGTCGCGGACTCGCGCACCCGCCGCAACGGCCGGGCCATCGAGACCATCGGCAAGTACCACCCGAAGGAAGAGCCTTCGCTGATCGAGGTCGATTCGGAGCGTGCGCAGTACTGGCTGAACGTCGGCGCGCAGCCGACCGAGCCGGTCCTCAACCTCCTCAAGATCACCGGCGACTGGCAGAAGTTCAAGGGCCTGCCGGGTGCTGAGGGCACGCTGAAGAAGGCGGAGGCGAAGCCGTCCAAGCTCGAGCTGTTCCAGGCCGCCCTCGCGCAGGCCGAGAACGAGCCGGCTGCCGAGGCTGTCACGCCCAAGAAGAAGAAGGCTGCCAAGGAAGAGTCCGCCGAGGCGTCCACCGAGGCCGAGTCCACCGAGGCCGCCGAGTAA
- a CDS encoding [protein-PII] uridylyltransferase, whose translation MRSDPQGSGTRGPDPAASAAGSGPSVSSARKTAPAGAADLAAARDTLLSGGPRSRRLDTVALRHALVDLHEFWLTTKGSELGIKREGGFAIVAVGGLGRREMLPYSDLDLILLHDDMAPSVVSKVADELWYPLWDAHIKLDHSVRTVPQALQVFSSDLTAALGMLEARHIAGDAQLSNLLIGGVRRQWRTGIRSRFDELIEMTEVRWQRSGQIAHRAEPDLKSGRGGLRDVQLLNALSVAQLTDGMPGLGPDVPGGGLAAAHRRLLDVRTELHRVAGRSRDQLRAQDADEIAAALRIGDRFDLARVLTESARTISYSVDVGLRTAANSLPRKGLSRLRRGPVRRPLDEGVVEHGGEVALARDAHPRRDPGLITRVAAAAAQAGLPVSAATLTRLADHAPELREPWPREALDDFLVLLGSGRRAVDVIESLDRTGLWGRLLPEWGAVRDLPPRDAVHTWTVDRHLVETAVYASELTTRVARPDLLVLGALLHDIGKGRGGDHSVVGAELALQIGRRMGLWPSDLALLTSMVRHHLLLPHTATRRDLDDPETVAAVVDALDGDPVLLDLLHALAEADSQATGPGVWGDWKASLIRELVRRCRMMMAGDELPAPDPIDPALASLAEDGALHVALEPREDGRSFTATFVAPDERGVLSDEAGVLSLHGLRVLSASIGSHAGSTVNTFVVAPRFGSPPEAALLRQELVRARSGDLDLLDALEAKDRAERESRLPERTARAVPVSAALAPPRIIWFEGSEADQVVLEIRSEDRIGLLCRLADVFERVGADVRWARVSTLGSTVIDSFCVDLAGAHTRVSREHLEKELLSVLPAPEPPAPADRS comes from the coding sequence ATGCGCTCTGACCCCCAGGGGTCCGGCACTCGAGGCCCTGATCCCGCTGCTTCGGCAGCGGGGTCGGGGCCTTCGGTGTCCTCGGCCCGCAAAACCGCACCGGCGGGCGCCGCCGATCTCGCGGCCGCCCGCGACACCCTGCTTTCCGGCGGCCCCCGCAGCCGCCGCCTCGATACCGTGGCTCTGCGTCACGCCCTCGTGGATCTGCACGAATTCTGGTTGACGACGAAGGGCTCCGAACTCGGCATCAAGCGCGAGGGAGGCTTCGCCATCGTCGCCGTCGGGGGTCTCGGACGCCGCGAGATGCTCCCGTACTCCGATCTCGATCTCATCCTCCTCCACGACGACATGGCGCCGTCCGTCGTGTCGAAGGTCGCCGACGAGCTCTGGTACCCGCTGTGGGACGCGCACATCAAACTCGACCACAGTGTCCGGACGGTGCCCCAGGCCCTCCAGGTGTTCTCCTCCGATCTGACGGCCGCACTGGGAATGCTCGAGGCGCGGCACATCGCGGGCGACGCCCAGCTGAGCAATCTGCTCATCGGCGGTGTGCGACGTCAGTGGCGCACCGGCATCCGGTCCCGCTTCGACGAACTCATCGAGATGACCGAGGTGCGGTGGCAGCGCAGCGGGCAGATCGCCCACCGGGCCGAACCCGACCTCAAGAGCGGTCGCGGCGGGTTGCGGGACGTGCAGTTGCTCAATGCCCTGTCCGTTGCGCAGCTCACCGACGGCATGCCGGGACTCGGACCCGACGTCCCGGGTGGCGGTCTCGCGGCCGCCCACCGGCGACTGCTCGACGTACGCACCGAGCTGCACCGCGTCGCCGGCCGCTCCCGCGACCAGCTGCGCGCGCAGGACGCCGACGAGATCGCCGCGGCGCTGCGGATCGGCGACCGTTTCGATCTCGCGCGGGTGCTCACCGAATCGGCCCGCACGATCAGCTACTCCGTCGACGTCGGCCTGCGCACCGCGGCCAATTCGCTGCCGCGCAAAGGTCTGTCGCGGCTGCGTCGCGGACCGGTGCGGCGTCCCCTCGACGAAGGGGTCGTCGAGCACGGGGGAGAGGTCGCCCTCGCACGCGACGCGCATCCGCGTCGCGACCCGGGCCTGATCACGCGGGTCGCGGCGGCCGCCGCGCAGGCCGGACTGCCCGTCTCGGCGGCCACGCTCACCCGGCTCGCCGATCATGCCCCGGAACTGCGCGAACCCTGGCCCCGCGAAGCTCTCGACGACTTCCTGGTGCTGCTCGGTTCGGGACGTCGCGCGGTCGACGTCATCGAGTCGCTGGACCGCACAGGACTGTGGGGGCGGTTGCTCCCCGAATGGGGTGCGGTGCGCGACCTGCCGCCGCGCGACGCCGTCCACACATGGACCGTGGACAGGCACCTCGTCGAGACCGCCGTCTACGCGAGCGAACTGACGACGCGGGTCGCCCGGCCGGACCTGCTCGTCCTCGGCGCGTTGCTGCACGACATCGGCAAGGGACGCGGCGGCGACCACAGCGTGGTCGGTGCCGAACTGGCCCTGCAGATCGGGCGGCGGATGGGCCTGTGGCCCTCGGACCTGGCGCTGCTCACCTCGATGGTGCGGCACCACCTGCTCCTGCCGCACACCGCGACCCGCCGCGATCTCGACGATCCGGAGACCGTGGCCGCGGTCGTCGACGCCCTCGACGGCGATCCGGTGCTGCTCGACCTGCTCCACGCCTTGGCCGAGGCGGATTCGCAGGCCACCGGCCCGGGGGTCTGGGGGGACTGGAAGGCGTCGCTGATCCGGGAACTCGTGCGCCGCTGCCGCATGATGATGGCGGGGGACGAGTTGCCGGCGCCGGATCCGATCGATCCCGCACTCGCGAGCCTCGCCGAGGACGGTGCCCTGCACGTCGCGCTCGAACCGCGCGAGGACGGCCGCAGCTTCACCGCAACCTTCGTCGCGCCCGACGAGCGGGGTGTGCTCTCCGACGAGGCCGGCGTGCTCTCGCTGCACGGTCTGCGGGTGTTGTCGGCGTCCATCGGCAGCCACGCCGGCAGCACGGTCAACACATTCGTGGTGGCCCCGAGATTCGGTTCACCGCCCGAAGCGGCCCTGCTCCGGCAGGAACTCGTGCGGGCGCGCTCCGGCGACCTGGACCTCCTCGATGCCCTCGAGGCCAAGGATCGCGCCGAACGTGAGAGCAGGCTCCCCGAGCGCACGGCCCGGGCGGTACCCGTCAGCGCCGCTCTCGCCCCGCCGCGCATCATCTGGTTCGAAGGATCCGAAGCGGACCAGGTCGTGCTCGAGATCCGGTCGGAGGACCGGATCGGTCTGCTGTGCCGCCTCGCGGACGTCTTCGAGCGTGTCGGAGCCGACGTGCGGTGGGCACGGGTGAGCACGCTGGGTTCGACGGTGATCGACTCGTTCTGCGTCGATCTCGCCGGTGCCCACACCCGTGTCTCCCGGGAACATCTCGAGAAGGAACTGCTGTCGGTCCTGCCTGCGCCCGAGCCGCCCGCGCCCGCCGACAGATCGTGA
- the rimM gene encoding ribosome maturation factor RimM (Essential for efficient processing of 16S rRNA), which yields MELVVGRVAKSHGIRGEVVVEVRTDEPEERFAVGAVLRGRKPRDKHLHEYTVEAAREHSGRLLLRLQGIDGRDAADALRGVLFVVDSADLPPSDDPDEFYDHELEGLTVRIVAGRPDGGNEVGTVREVLHTAAGELLSIRPTGQERGELLVPFVTEIVPTVSVRDGVIEIDPPDGLLDPDFGEPPSKKKKSTEGKQ from the coding sequence ATGGAGCTCGTCGTGGGCCGTGTGGCCAAGTCGCACGGCATCCGAGGCGAAGTCGTCGTCGAGGTTCGCACCGACGAACCCGAGGAGCGCTTCGCCGTCGGCGCGGTTCTGCGTGGACGCAAGCCTCGCGACAAGCACCTGCACGAGTACACAGTGGAAGCCGCCCGGGAACACTCCGGGCGGCTTCTGCTGCGCCTGCAGGGCATCGACGGTCGCGACGCCGCAGACGCGCTGCGCGGGGTGCTGTTCGTCGTCGACAGTGCCGACCTTCCGCCGTCCGACGATCCGGACGAGTTCTACGACCACGAACTCGAAGGGCTGACGGTGCGGATCGTCGCAGGTCGCCCCGACGGCGGAAACGAGGTCGGCACCGTCCGCGAGGTCCTGCACACGGCCGCCGGCGAACTGCTGTCGATCCGGCCGACAGGCCAGGAACGTGGAGAGCTGCTCGTCCCGTTCGTCACCGAGATCGTTCCGACGGTGTCGGTGCGGGACGGCGTGATCGAGATCGATCCGCCCGACGGGCTCCTCGACCCCGATTTCGGGGAACCGCCGTCCAAGAAGAAGAAGTCGACCGAGGGGAAGCAGTAG
- the ffh gene encoding signal recognition particle protein, producing MFESLSDRLTGVLKDLRGKGRLSDADIDATCREIRLALLEADVALPVVREFIKKIKVRAKGAEVHGALNPAQQVVKIVNEELVGILGGETRRLQFAKTPPTVIMLAGLQGAGKTTLAGKLAKWLKAQGHTPMLVACDLQRPGAVTQLQVVGERAGVSVFAPHPGTSIGGGENELGVTAADPIAVAEQGIAEARNKQYDVVIVDTAGRLGIDQELMAQAAGIRDAVQPDEVLFVLDAMIGQDAVSTAEAFREGVGFTGVVLTKLDGDARGGAALSVRELTGQPIMFASTGEKLEDFDVFHPERMASRILGMGDVLTLIEQAEQVFDAEQAEATASKIGSGELTLEDFLEQMMAVRKMGPIANLLGMLPGAGQMKDALANVDEKQLDRIQAIIRGMTPEERANPKIINGSRRLRIANGSGVKVSDVNQLVDRFFEARKMMTAMAGQMGMPGARKNQRKKGKKGKKGGRGPTPPKVRGGMPGGFPGLPGGMPAGMPDLSKMPKGLDELPPGLENFDLSKLKFPKN from the coding sequence GTGTTCGAATCCCTTTCCGACAGGTTGACAGGGGTCCTGAAGGACCTGCGCGGCAAGGGGCGGCTGTCCGACGCGGACATCGACGCGACCTGCCGTGAGATCCGCCTCGCCCTGCTCGAGGCCGACGTCGCGCTGCCCGTGGTGCGCGAGTTCATCAAGAAGATCAAGGTGCGCGCCAAGGGCGCCGAGGTGCACGGCGCGCTGAACCCGGCCCAGCAGGTCGTCAAGATCGTCAACGAGGAACTCGTCGGGATCCTCGGCGGCGAGACCCGTCGTCTGCAGTTCGCGAAGACCCCGCCGACGGTCATCATGCTCGCCGGTCTGCAGGGTGCCGGTAAGACCACCCTCGCGGGCAAGCTCGCGAAGTGGCTCAAGGCGCAGGGGCACACCCCGATGCTGGTCGCCTGCGACCTCCAGCGCCCCGGCGCTGTCACGCAGCTGCAGGTGGTCGGTGAGCGTGCCGGCGTGTCGGTCTTCGCTCCGCATCCCGGCACCTCCATCGGCGGTGGCGAGAACGAACTCGGAGTCACCGCCGCCGACCCGATCGCCGTGGCGGAGCAGGGCATCGCCGAGGCGCGCAACAAGCAGTACGACGTGGTCATCGTCGACACCGCCGGTCGCCTCGGTATCGACCAGGAACTCATGGCGCAGGCCGCGGGCATCCGCGACGCGGTGCAGCCCGACGAGGTGCTGTTCGTCCTCGACGCGATGATCGGTCAGGACGCCGTGAGCACCGCCGAGGCGTTCCGCGAGGGCGTCGGCTTCACCGGCGTGGTGCTCACCAAGCTCGACGGCGACGCCCGCGGTGGTGCCGCGCTCAGCGTCCGCGAGCTCACCGGCCAGCCGATCATGTTCGCCTCCACCGGTGAGAAGCTCGAGGACTTCGACGTCTTCCACCCCGAGCGCATGGCCAGCCGCATCCTCGGCATGGGCGACGTGCTCACCCTGATCGAGCAGGCCGAGCAGGTCTTCGACGCCGAGCAGGCCGAGGCCACCGCCAGCAAGATCGGTTCCGGTGAGCTCACCCTCGAGGACTTTCTCGAGCAGATGATGGCCGTGCGGAAGATGGGCCCCATCGCCAATCTCCTGGGCATGCTGCCCGGAGCCGGGCAGATGAAGGACGCCCTCGCCAACGTCGACGAGAAGCAGCTCGACCGCATCCAGGCGATCATCCGCGGCATGACGCCGGAGGAGCGCGCCAACCCGAAGATCATCAACGGCTCGCGGCGACTGCGCATCGCCAACGGTTCCGGTGTGAAGGTCTCCGACGTCAACCAGCTCGTCGACCGGTTCTTCGAGGCCCGGAAGATGATGACGGCGATGGCCGGCCAGATGGGCATGCCGGGCGCACGCAAGAACCAGCGCAAGAAGGGCAAGAAGGGGAAGAAGGGCGGTCGCGGACCGACGCCGCCGAAGGTGCGGGGCGGTATGCCCGGTGGCTTCCCCGGTCTTCCGGGTGGCATGCCGGCCGGGATGCCCGACCTGTCGAAGATGCCGAAGGGCCTCGACGAGCTGCCTCCGGGTCTCGAGAACTTCGACCTGTCGAAGCTGAAGTTCCCCAAGAACTGA
- a CDS encoding P-II family nitrogen regulator has protein sequence MKLITAIIKPFTLEDVKAGLEQAGVLGMTVSEVQGYGRQKGHTEVYRGAEYSVDFVPKVRVEVVVDDSAVDKVVETIVEASRTGKIGDGKVWVTPVEAVVRVRTGERGSDAL, from the coding sequence ATGAAGCTGATCACGGCGATCATCAAGCCGTTCACGCTCGAGGACGTCAAGGCAGGCCTGGAGCAGGCCGGTGTGCTCGGAATGACAGTCAGCGAGGTGCAGGGGTACGGCCGCCAGAAGGGCCACACCGAGGTCTACCGCGGAGCCGAGTACTCCGTCGACTTCGTGCCGAAGGTCCGCGTCGAGGTCGTCGTCGACGACTCCGCTGTCGACAAGGTCGTCGAGACCATCGTCGAGGCCTCCCGTACCGGCAAGATCGGCGACGGCAAGGTGTGGGTCACGCCCGTGGAAGCCGTGGTCCGGGTCCGCACCGGAGAACGAGGTTCGGATGCGCTCTGA
- a CDS encoding amidohydrolase family protein yields MTVTEGDARSFVVRGRSLADGEPVELYVGADGSFTAEPDPDAEVLCADGWILPGLVDAHCHVGIRFGGGAEDVDGLLAQAVTERDAGVLLLRDAGSPVDTRALDQRADLPRIIRAGRHIALPKRYIRGLPVDLEDESQLPEEVARQARAGDGWVKLIGDWIDREAGDLAPLWSDEILVEAIAAAHREGARVTAHVFGEEALPGLLAAGIDCIEHGTGLTDETIAMMAAAGTALVPTLVNIENFPDIADSATRFPVYAAHMRALYARLDETIGAAHEAGIPIYAGTDAGGQVQHGRIADEIASLVRVGLHPTEAYAAASWKARAWLGHPSLEPGTSADFVVYREDPRSDPAAARPDLVVLRGRVVSGSPARL; encoded by the coding sequence ATGACCGTGACCGAGGGTGATGCGCGTTCCTTCGTCGTGCGGGGCCGGTCGTTGGCCGACGGCGAACCCGTCGAGCTGTACGTCGGGGCCGACGGATCGTTCACGGCCGAGCCCGACCCCGACGCGGAGGTGCTCTGCGCCGACGGCTGGATCCTGCCGGGTCTCGTCGACGCGCACTGCCACGTCGGCATCCGGTTCGGCGGGGGAGCGGAGGACGTGGACGGTCTGCTCGCGCAGGCCGTCACCGAACGCGACGCGGGTGTCCTGTTGCTCCGTGACGCCGGGTCGCCCGTCGACACCCGGGCTCTCGACCAGCGGGCGGACCTGCCTCGGATCATCCGGGCCGGTCGGCACATCGCGTTGCCCAAGCGCTACATCCGCGGGCTGCCCGTCGACCTCGAGGACGAGTCGCAGCTGCCCGAGGAAGTGGCACGTCAGGCCCGGGCCGGTGACGGCTGGGTCAAGCTCATCGGCGACTGGATCGACCGCGAGGCCGGCGACCTCGCTCCGCTGTGGAGCGACGAGATCCTCGTCGAGGCGATCGCCGCCGCCCACCGCGAAGGCGCGCGGGTGACGGCGCACGTCTTCGGCGAGGAGGCCCTGCCCGGACTGCTCGCGGCGGGGATCGACTGCATCGAGCACGGCACGGGTCTGACCGACGAGACCATCGCGATGATGGCTGCCGCCGGCACCGCGCTCGTGCCGACCCTGGTCAACATCGAGAACTTCCCGGACATCGCCGATTCGGCGACGCGATTTCCGGTGTACGCGGCGCACATGCGCGCTCTGTACGCGCGCCTCGACGAGACCATCGGCGCCGCCCACGAGGCCGGCATCCCGATCTACGCGGGCACCGATGCCGGAGGTCAGGTGCAGCACGGGCGCATCGCCGACGAGATCGCGTCGCTCGTGCGCGTGGGTCTCCACCCCACCGAGGCGTACGCGGCGGCGAGCTGGAAGGCCCGCGCGTGGCTCGGGCATCCGAGTCTCGAACCGGGCACGTCGGCCGATTTCGTCGTGTACCGGGAGGATCCGCGCAGCGACCCGGCCGCGGCGCGTCCCGATCTCGTGGTTCTCCGCGGCCGGGTGGTCTCGGGTAGTCCCGCGCGCCTGTAG
- the trmD gene encoding tRNA (guanosine(37)-N1)-methyltransferase TrmD yields the protein MRLDVVTIFPEYLEPLRVALLGKAIDKGLISVGVHNLRDWTHDVHKAVDDAPYGGGPGMVMKPTVWGPALDDVLAGPDGGTDPDVLLVVPTPAGRRFDQATAQRWSKEKRIVFACGRYEGIDQRVFDDAARRVRVEEVSIGDYVLIGGEVAVLVMVEAVVRLLPGVLGNQQSHQEDSFSDGLLEGPSYTRPAVWRDLEVPPVLLSGDHGKVARWRHEQSLERTRDRRPDLLPSDD from the coding sequence GTGCGGCTCGACGTCGTCACTATCTTCCCCGAATATCTCGAACCCCTGCGGGTCGCCCTGCTCGGCAAAGCAATCGACAAGGGGCTCATCTCCGTCGGTGTGCACAACCTGCGCGACTGGACGCACGACGTGCACAAGGCCGTCGACGATGCGCCCTACGGTGGCGGGCCGGGCATGGTCATGAAACCCACCGTGTGGGGACCGGCGCTCGACGACGTGCTCGCCGGACCCGATGGTGGAACCGACCCCGACGTGCTGCTCGTCGTCCCGACGCCCGCTGGTCGCCGCTTCGATCAGGCCACCGCACAACGCTGGTCGAAGGAGAAGCGGATCGTCTTCGCGTGCGGTCGCTACGAAGGAATCGACCAGCGCGTCTTCGACGATGCCGCGAGGCGCGTGCGCGTCGAGGAGGTGAGCATCGGCGACTACGTCCTCATCGGTGGGGAGGTCGCCGTTCTCGTCATGGTCGAGGCCGTCGTCCGGCTGCTACCCGGTGTGCTCGGCAATCAGCAGTCGCACCAGGAGGATTCGTTCTCCGACGGACTGCTCGAGGGCCCGAGCTACACCCGGCCTGCGGTGTGGCGCGACCTCGAGGTGCCGCCGGTGCTGTTGTCCGGCGACCACGGCAAGGTTGCTCGCTGGCGCCACGAGCAGTCGCTCGAACGCACCCGGGACCGACGACCCGATCTGCTGCCGTCCGACGACTGA
- a CDS encoding ammonium transporter yields MEEVVNTGDAAWMLIAASLVLLMTPGLAFFYGGMSRSKSVLNMMMMSFGAMAVIGVIYVLWGWSMSYGNESVLGIFANPFEQFGLQGAMYGEDGEFLASGSGNYPQIIDIGFQVTFAIITTALISGALAERVKFGTWMAFAAIWVTCAYFPLAHMVWGGGLLSGSEDSIAAAMFGTVEDGGEVSAAVEPIDFAGGTVVHINAGIAALVLAVVIGKRAGFGRTAFRPHNLPFVMLGAALLWFGWFGFNAGSAFAADGTAGLAWVNTTTATAAAILGWLLTERIRDGKATSLGAASGAVAGLVAITPAAGSLSPVGSIALGVIAGILSALAVGLKYKFGYDDSLDVVGVHLVSGLWGTVAIGFLGTETGLFYGGDYKQLVIQIVIAVVALVFTAVVTTVIAFALKPMGWRVSDEEEARGIDEAEHAESAYDFAPALK; encoded by the coding sequence GTGGAGGAAGTGGTGAACACCGGCGACGCAGCGTGGATGCTGATAGCAGCGTCGCTCGTGCTTCTGATGACCCCGGGCCTGGCGTTCTTCTACGGCGGGATGTCCCGCTCCAAGTCCGTGCTCAACATGATGATGATGTCCTTCGGCGCGATGGCCGTGATCGGGGTCATCTACGTCCTGTGGGGCTGGTCGATGTCCTACGGCAACGAGAGCGTGCTCGGGATCTTCGCGAACCCGTTCGAGCAGTTCGGTCTGCAGGGAGCCATGTACGGCGAGGACGGTGAGTTCCTTGCAAGTGGTTCGGGCAACTACCCGCAGATCATCGACATCGGTTTCCAGGTGACCTTCGCGATCATCACCACCGCCCTGATCAGCGGTGCGCTGGCCGAGCGCGTGAAGTTCGGTACGTGGATGGCGTTCGCGGCCATCTGGGTCACCTGCGCCTACTTCCCGCTCGCCCACATGGTGTGGGGTGGCGGCCTGCTCTCGGGCTCCGAGGACAGCATCGCAGCGGCCATGTTCGGCACCGTCGAGGACGGCGGAGAGGTCAGCGCCGCGGTGGAGCCGATCGACTTCGCCGGTGGCACGGTCGTCCACATCAACGCCGGTATCGCCGCTCTCGTCCTCGCCGTCGTCATCGGCAAGCGCGCCGGTTTCGGTCGTACCGCCTTCCGTCCGCACAACCTGCCGTTCGTCATGCTCGGTGCCGCGCTGCTGTGGTTCGGATGGTTCGGCTTCAACGCCGGTTCCGCCTTCGCCGCTGACGGTACTGCCGGCCTGGCCTGGGTCAACACCACCACCGCCACCGCCGCCGCCATCCTCGGCTGGCTCCTCACCGAGCGGATCCGCGACGGCAAGGCCACCAGCCTCGGTGCCGCGTCGGGTGCCGTCGCCGGCCTGGTCGCCATCACCCCCGCTGCCGGCTCGCTGAGCCCGGTCGGATCGATCGCCCTCGGCGTCATCGCCGGCATCCTGTCCGCCCTCGCCGTGGGTCTGAAGTACAAGTTCGGTTACGACGACTCGCTCGACGTTGTGGGTGTCCACCTCGTGTCGGGCCTGTGGGGCACGGTCGCCATCGGCTTCCTCGGCACCGAGACCGGATTGTTCTACGGTGGCGATTACAAGCAGCTCGTCATCCAGATCGTCATCGCAGTCGTCGCCCTGGTGTTCACCGCCGTCGTCACCACAGTGATCGCCTTCGCACTCAAGCCCATGGGCTGGCGTGTGAGCGACGAGGAAGAGGCCCGCGGTATCGACGAAGCCGAACATGCGGAATCCGCATACGACTTCGCGCCGGCTCTCAAGTGA
- a CDS encoding RNA-binding protein, whose protein sequence is MSAVVADAVEHLVRGIVAHPDDVRVDLIAGRRGRTVEVHVNPDDLGKVIGRGGRTATALRTLVTGIGGRGIRVDVVDTDR, encoded by the coding sequence ATGAGCGCCGTGGTCGCCGATGCCGTCGAGCATCTCGTTCGTGGAATCGTCGCCCATCCCGACGACGTCCGCGTCGACCTGATCGCGGGCCGTCGGGGCCGCACCGTCGAGGTGCATGTCAATCCCGACGACCTCGGCAAGGTCATCGGCCGCGGCGGTCGCACCGCGACCGCACTGCGGACCCTCGTCACCGGAATCGGTGGCCGGGGTATCCGTGTCGACGTCGTTGACACCGACCGCTAG